In one window of Caenimonas aquaedulcis DNA:
- a CDS encoding enoyl-CoA hydratase/isomerase family protein gives MTLLIEISERIATVTLNRPEALNSLDPETLVELNEAFPRLDQNDDVRVVILTGSGDKAFCTGSDLKKTMPPAESVAQLTFGRKLPYYPFAGLDIEKPIVCAVNGYALAGGMELALLSDVRVAASNAEFGQSEVRVGSIPAAGGTQRLPRLIGRSDAMLMMLTGDRIDAAAALRLGLVSAVVEPEALQAHARAIARRMAENAPLSVRAIKRLVRDGMDEDLEAAIRREQYVLGVLRDTQDRIEGRRAFQERRPPVYQGR, from the coding sequence CCGAGCGGATCGCAACCGTGACGCTCAACCGGCCGGAAGCCCTCAACTCGCTCGACCCCGAGACGCTCGTCGAGCTCAACGAAGCGTTTCCGCGTCTCGACCAGAATGACGATGTGCGAGTCGTCATCCTGACGGGAAGCGGCGACAAGGCGTTTTGTACCGGTTCTGACCTGAAGAAAACCATGCCGCCCGCCGAAAGCGTCGCGCAGCTGACGTTCGGCCGCAAGTTGCCTTACTACCCCTTCGCCGGACTCGATATCGAGAAGCCCATCGTGTGCGCAGTGAATGGCTATGCGCTCGCGGGCGGAATGGAGTTGGCCTTGCTCAGCGATGTGCGTGTCGCCGCGTCGAACGCGGAGTTCGGCCAGTCGGAGGTTCGCGTTGGGAGCATTCCGGCAGCGGGCGGCACCCAGCGCCTGCCCCGGCTGATCGGCCGGTCAGACGCCATGCTCATGATGCTGACCGGCGACCGCATCGACGCCGCAGCGGCCCTGCGACTCGGTCTGGTCAGCGCCGTGGTGGAGCCCGAGGCGCTGCAGGCGCATGCGCGTGCCATTGCGCGTCGCATGGCGGAGAACGCGCCCCTGTCCGTGCGCGCGATCAAGCGCCTGGTTCGAGACGGGATGGATGAGGACCTCGAGGCGGCCATCCGCCGCGAACAGTATGTGCTGGGGGTGCTGCGAGACACGCAGGACCGGATCGAAGGCCGCCGCGCGTTCCAGGAGCGCCGACCGCCGGTGTACCAGGGCCGATGA
- a CDS encoding enoyl-CoA hydratase/isomerase family protein produces the protein MNMRESGKPATRSIEVELGEGGVAMITINRPHKRNALDRAARGELREALIATSDGGFRCVIVTGTGASFCSGVDLKEYAADRASHVTEEPATDWTEINLAIRSHPAVFISAVNGVALGGGVTLLGVCDLALAADDAIIGLPEVSFGAFPQLSGPAAQFHLTPKRAAWLALTADQIDGATAAQWGLVNESLPADRLIARAREIAARIAAFKPEVLSKTKSALDDMPGMTRPWRQAFERGLRVNDELRHGIPAR, from the coding sequence ATGAACATGCGCGAGTCCGGCAAGCCCGCCACGCGGAGCATCGAAGTCGAATTGGGCGAGGGCGGGGTCGCCATGATCACGATCAACAGGCCGCACAAGCGAAACGCGTTGGACCGCGCCGCGAGAGGCGAGCTACGTGAAGCGCTGATCGCCACGTCGGACGGAGGGTTCCGGTGCGTGATCGTCACGGGCACGGGCGCATCCTTCTGTTCCGGCGTGGACTTGAAGGAATACGCGGCCGATCGCGCAAGCCATGTGACGGAGGAACCGGCGACCGACTGGACGGAGATCAACCTGGCCATCCGCTCACACCCGGCGGTATTCATCAGCGCGGTCAACGGTGTGGCGCTGGGGGGCGGCGTGACGCTCCTCGGCGTGTGCGATCTCGCGCTGGCGGCAGACGACGCAATCATCGGGCTGCCCGAGGTGTCGTTCGGCGCGTTTCCGCAGCTCTCTGGCCCTGCCGCCCAATTCCACCTCACGCCAAAGAGGGCGGCGTGGCTAGCCCTCACGGCCGACCAGATCGACGGCGCCACCGCGGCACAGTGGGGGCTCGTGAACGAGTCGCTGCCGGCCGATCGTCTCATTGCGCGAGCGCGTGAAATCGCGGCGCGGATCGCGGCTTTCAAGCCGGAGGTTCTCTCGAAAACAAAGTCGGCGCTTGACGATATGCCGGGCATGACGCGCCCGTGGCGCCAGGCATTCGAGCGTGGACTGCGGGTGAACGACGAATTGCGGCATGGAATCCCGGCTCGCTAA
- a CDS encoding Bug family tripartite tricarboxylate transporter substrate binding protein — MKFSLRAACTSLMLATAACSAAHAADRPYPERPVRLVVPTAAGGPTDYVARQLAQQLSTSLQQPVVVHNIPGASGVLGAAEVARDKPDGYTLLFTLNTPITLVPATGKKLGYDVKRDLVPLAHIASTPLVLYVGSALQINSFDQFVTRARQRKGSVSYGFPGTGSSFHILGEYLNKTLALDLVAVPYKGAAPMLNDLVGGQLSAGINDIGVTAPFVKSGKLRALAVTGERRSPAAPDIPTFGELGIAHVERLSPWWGVFARAGTPEQIVAKVSQEVVKAMNDPALRARLAESGYEVTGWGPVATARAIDEEMIRWREILSQLGDLKFE, encoded by the coding sequence ATGAAATTTTCTCTTCGTGCTGCGTGCACGTCCTTGATGCTGGCCACGGCGGCGTGCTCTGCGGCGCATGCGGCGGACCGGCCATACCCCGAGCGACCGGTGCGCCTCGTGGTCCCGACGGCCGCGGGCGGGCCCACCGACTATGTGGCTAGACAGCTTGCCCAGCAACTGTCGACAAGCCTTCAGCAGCCGGTCGTCGTGCACAACATTCCTGGCGCCTCGGGCGTTCTCGGGGCGGCCGAAGTGGCGCGTGACAAGCCCGATGGTTACACCCTGCTCTTCACGCTGAACACACCCATCACGCTTGTTCCGGCCACAGGAAAAAAACTGGGTTACGACGTTAAACGCGATCTCGTGCCACTCGCACATATCGCGAGCACCCCTCTGGTCCTGTATGTCGGGTCCGCGCTCCAGATCAACAGTTTCGATCAGTTCGTCACCCGCGCACGCCAGCGGAAGGGGAGTGTGAGCTATGGCTTTCCGGGAACGGGATCTTCCTTCCATATCCTGGGCGAGTACCTGAACAAGACCCTGGCTCTCGATCTGGTCGCGGTGCCGTACAAGGGCGCGGCGCCTATGCTCAATGACCTCGTGGGTGGCCAGCTGTCCGCGGGAATCAATGACATCGGCGTCACGGCCCCGTTCGTTAAGTCCGGAAAACTACGTGCCTTGGCCGTGACTGGCGAGCGCCGATCGCCCGCCGCGCCGGACATTCCCACTTTCGGCGAACTGGGCATTGCGCACGTCGAGCGCCTTTCGCCCTGGTGGGGCGTGTTCGCTCGCGCAGGCACGCCGGAGCAGATTGTTGCCAAGGTCTCGCAGGAAGTGGTGAAGGCAATGAACGATCCCGCGCTGCGCGCCCGCCTTGCCGAGTCCGGCTACGAGGTGACGGGCTGGGGGCCGGTAGCCACCGCGCGCGCCATCGACGAGGAGATGATCCGGTGGCGCGAAATCCTGTCGCAGTTGGGCGACCTGAAATTCGAATAA